From a region of the Saccharomyces paradoxus chromosome IV, complete sequence genome:
- the HMO1 gene encoding Hmo1p (Chromatin associated high mobility group (HMG) family member~similar to YDR174W) — MTTDPSVKLKSAKDSLVSSLFELSKAANQTASSIVDFYNAIGDDEEEKIEAFTTLTESLQTLTSGVNHLHGISSELVNPVDDDKDAIIAAPVKAVRRKIERDPNAPKKPLTVFFAYSAYVRQELREDRQKAGLPPLSSTEITQEISKKWKELSDNEKEKWKQAYNVELENYQREKSKYLEAKKNGTLPPASLENGPTHAPVPIPFSLQHAAEPPVEKRPHDDDGSSEKKKKKKKKDKKKDKSNSSI; from the coding sequence ATGACTACAGATCCTTCTGTCAAATTGAAATCCGCCAAGGACTCCCTCGTCTCCTCTCTCTTCGAATTATCAAAAGCTGCTAATCAAACAGCCTCCTCTATTGTTGATTTCTACAATGCTATCGGcgacgatgaagaagagaagataGAAGCTTTCACCACTTTAACTGAGTCTTTGCAAACACTGACTTCTGGCGTAAATCACTTGCACGGTATTAGCTCGGAGTTGGTTAACCCAGTGGATGATGATAAAGATGCTATTATTGCTGCCCCAGTCAAGGCTGTGAGAAGGAAGATCGAACGTGATCCAAATGCTCCAAAGAAGCCATTGACCGTCTTCTTTGCTTACTCTGCGTATGTCCGTCAAGAGCTTCGTGAAGACAGACAAAAGGCTGGCTTGCCACCTTTATCCTCCACAGAGATCACTCAAGAAATCTCCAAAAAATGGAAGGAATTAAGTGATAAcgagaaagaaaaatggaagcAGGCTTACAACGTCGAGTTGGAAAACTATCAAAGAGAGAAATCCAAATATTTAGAAGCGAAGAAAAACGGTACCCTACCACCAGCCTCTTTGGAAAACGGTCCAACTCATGCACCAGTTCCAATTCCCTTCAGTTTACAGCACGCCGCTGAACCTCCTGTGGAAAAGAGACCACACGATGATGACGGATCTTcggaaaagaagaagaagaagaagaagaaggataAGAAGAAGGACAAATCCAACTCTTCTATTTGA
- the RSM24 gene encoding mitochondrial 37S ribosomal protein mS35 (Mitochondrial ribosomal protein of the small subunit~similar to YDR175C): MKAPLALWKASKASLWSTQKRALSMSRRLNNDAGGGVSSTLATREGPAFPADLYMHPEKWKGLPPQRILELYWERMARLGSEYKPNKDELNALLSTSEHTNVPVNDIKKLYHKGEQGAIDIKGGSVNRDNSLRPFMFDELPSQAQELVAQHREQRFYNRLAAYELPLLAQYRQEYERPSPETHPVTYRFTSYVGEEHPNSRKVVLSVKTGELGLEPKSLHKFRVLARSRYDHTTDIFKMSSDKFEHASQNGRYLHDILQRLLAESKDLTEDDFSDVPLDTRHTIAKSLRKKKRDYEFPEHWKRPEDAPKKKFDIVDQLLSTL, encoded by the coding sequence ATGAAGGCACCACTGGCGTTATGGAAAGCCTCTAAGGCCAGCTTATGGAGCACTCAGAAAAGGGCCTTGTCAATGTCTAGACGCTTGAACAATGATGCAGGCGGTGGAGTTTCAAGTACTCTCGCTACAAGAGAGGGACCAGCTTTTCCAGCAGATCTATATATGCATCCTGAGAAATGGAAAGGATTACCGCCCCAAAGAATTTTGGAGCTGTATTGGGAAAGGATGGCTAGATTGGGTTCAGAATATAAACCTAATAAAGACGAACTGAATGCTTTATTATCTACTTCTGAGCACACAAATGTACCTGTTAACGATATTAAAAAGTTATATCATAAAGGAGAGCAAGGCGCTATTGATATAAAAGGTGGGAGCGTAAATCGCGATAACAGTCTTAGACCATTTATGTTTGACGAACTACCATCTCAAGCTCAGGAACTAGTAGCCCAACATCGTGAACAAAGATTCTATAATCGATTAGCCGCGTATGAATTACCACTATTGGCACAATATCGCCAGGAATACGAGAGACCATCTCCAGAAACTCATCCGGTCACTTATAGGTTCACTAGCTATGTCGGTGAAGAACATCCGAATTCAAGGAAGGTTGTATTGAGTGTTAAAACAGGAGAATTGGGCCTAGAGCCAAAATCATTACATAAGTTTAGAGTATTAGCCAGGTCGCGTTATGATCATACTACGGATATTTTTAAAATGTCTAGTGACAAATTTGAACATGCATCACAAAATGGACGTTATTTGCATGATATTCTACAGAGACTGTTAGCAGAGTCAAAAGATTTGACAGAGGATGATTTTAGCGATGTCCCCCTTGACACAAGGCATACCATCGCCAAGAGTTTGCGTAAAAAGAAGCGTGATTATGAGTTCCCTGAACACTGGAAACGCCCTGAAGATGcgccaaagaagaaatttgatATTGTAGATCAATTATTGAGCACGCTTTAA
- the NGG1 gene encoding histone acetyltransferase NGG1 (Subunit of chromatin modifying histone acetyltransferase complexes~similar to YDR176W), with protein sequence MPRHGRRGKLPKGEKLPKKEGADDTPSKLLSSMLKTLDLTFERDIGMLNGKSVRSIPNKKTLLELQSQLDSLNEILGTIARSDQETIDALRKIRDSKNEKEANDEKQEIPNADRQDENTAVNKEKNINEKGVQSPPKPPPSDKIPDTIENDVESIKQSADSMAKEEINEDKDLQVHRDQPREKRPFDSETENAATENERTQGPDGKKQKIDVDKMENDPTVKNPKSEFVVSQTLPRAAAALGLFNEEGLESTGEDFLKKKYNVASYPTNDLKDLLPGELPDMDFSHPKPTNQIQFNTFLAFVENFFKDLCDDNLKFLKMKYIIPDNLQFDKTYDPEINPFIIPKLGPLYTDVWFKDENDKNPAFKKTSPYSNDTSAILPKKSANELDDNILETDSISCGPLLSRLLSAVLKDDNDKSEFQSSKIIRDSEVPRAGGEDDIQSPRNNNNDSIDMTLSQNGPSVQTPDSDIDEEASFQTKSVANKGSNGGTTSTLPQQIGWITNGINLDYPTFEERLKRELKYVGIYMNLPKDENNPNSDDPDWITGREDDEISAELRELQGTLKQVTKKNQKRKALLIPLVERQLAWQEYSSILEDLDKQIDQAYVKRIRVPKKRKKHHTAASTNVNTGTTSQIAQQKAANSSLKSLLDKRQRWINKIGPLFDKPEIMKRIPNESVFKDMDQEEDEDEADVFAQNTNKDVELN encoded by the coding sequence ATGCCTAGAcatggaagaagaggaaagcTGCCAAAGGGCGAAAAACTTCCCAAAAAAGAGGGAGCAGACGATACTCCGTCGAAACTTTTATCGTCAATGCTAAAAACATTAGATCTGACTTTCGAGCGTGATATTGGAATGCTCAATGGGAAAAGCGTTAGATCCATAcccaataaaaaaacattaCTGGAATTGCAAAGCCAATTGGATAGCCTCAATGAAATACTGGGCACAATTGCCCGAAGTGATCAAGAGACCATTGATGCGCTTCGGAAAATAAGAGACAGTAAAAATGAGAAGGAAGCAAACGATGAAAAGCAGGAAATTCCAAATGCAGACAGGCAGGACGAAAATACTGCTgtcaataaagaaaaaaatataaatgaGAAAGGGGTACAAAGCCCACCAAAGCCTCCTCCTTCTGATAAGATTCCCGACACAATTGAGAACGATGTAGAAAGCATCAAACAATCCGCTGATAGTATGgccaaagaagaaattaatgaAGACAAAGACTTACAAGTTCATAGAGATCAACCCAGGGAAAAGAGGCCGTTTGATTctgaaactgaaaatgcGGCcacagaaaatgaaagaacaCAGGGGCCAGATGGtaagaagcaaaaaattgacgTTGACAAAATGGAAAACGACCCCACTGTTAAAAATCCAAAATCAGAATTTGTGGTATCACAAACGTTACCTCGGGCAGCAGCAGCGCTCGGTCTATTCAATGAAGAAGGACTAGAAAGTACAGGAGAGgactttttgaaaaaaaaatataatgtGGCTAGTTATCCCACAAATGATCTGAAAGATTTGTTACCAGGCGAATTACCGGACATGGACTTTTCGCATCCTAAACCAACTaatcaaattcaatttAACACCTTTTTAGCATTTgtggaaaactttttcaaagatctCTGCGATGACAACttaaagtttttgaagatgaaatataTTATACCTGATAACTTGCAATTTGACAAAACGTATGATCCTGAAATAAACCCATTTATTATACCGAAACTGGGCCCTTTGTACACGGATGTTTGGTTCAAAGATGAAAACGACAAAAATCCTGcctttaaaaaaacttcGCCATACTCAAACGATACATCTGCCATactaccaaaaaaaagtgccAACGAACTTGATGATAATATCTTGGAGACGGACAGTATCTCTTGTGGGCCCTTACTATCTAGATTATTGAGTGCTGTATTAAAAGATGATAACGATAAATCGGAATTCCAATCTTCTAAAATAATAAGAGATAGCGAAGTACCGAGGGCAGGAGGAGAAGACGATATACAATCGCCTagaaacaacaacaatgaCAGTATAGATATGACATTATCTCAGAACGGACCCAGTGTTCAAACACCTGACAGTGACATTGATGAGGAAGCGTCCTTTCAAACAAAATCTGTAGCAAATAAAGGCAGTAATGGTGGTACCACAAGTACATTACCGCAACAGATTGGGTGGATAACAAATGGAATTAACCTGGACTATCCGACATTTGAGGAACgattgaaaagagaattaAAGTATGTAGGTATATACATGAATTTGCCCAAAGATGAGAACAACCCTAATTCAGATGACCCCGATTGGATCACCGGTAGAGAAGACGACGAAATAAGCGCAGAATTAAGAGAATTGCAAGGGACTTTAAAACAAGTGACCaagaaaaaccaaaaaagaaaagcgcTGCTGATCCCACTAGTAGAGAGACAACTGGCATGGCAAGAATACTCATCTATTTTAGAAGACTTAGACAAACAGATTGACCAAGCCTATGTCAAGCGTATTCGTGTAcccaagaaaagaaaaaagcatCATACAGCAGCTTCAACTAATGTGAACACGGGAACCACATCTCAAATAGCACAACAAAAGGCTGCAAATTCGAGTTTAAAATCGCTTCTAGATAAGAGGCAAAGGTGGATTAATAAGATTGGTCCGTTGTTTGATAAACCTGAAATTATGAAAAGAATCCCTAATGAAAGTGTATTCAAAGACATGGaccaagaagaagatgaggacGAAGCCGATGTATTTGCACAAAATACCAATAAGGATGTGGAACTTAATTAA
- the UBC1 gene encoding E2 ubiquitin-conjugating protein UBC1 (Ubiquitin-conjugating enzyme~similar to YDR177W), with protein sequence MSRAKRIMKEIQAVKDDPAAHITLEFVSESDIHHLKGTFLGPPGTPYEGGKFIVDIEVPMEYPFKPPKMQFDTKVYHPNISSVTGAICLDILKNAWSPVITLKSALISLQALLQSPEPNDPQDAEVAQHYLRDRESFNKTAALWTRLYASETSNGQKGNVEESDLYGIDHDLIEEFESQGFEKDKIVEVLRRLGVKSLDPNDNNTANRIIEELLK encoded by the coding sequence ATGTCTAGAGCTAAGAGAATTATGAAAGAAATCCAAGCTGTCAAGGATGATCCTGCAGCTCATATCACTCTTGAATTTGTGAGTGAATCTGATATCCATCATTTGAAGGGCACATTTTTGGGTCCACCTGGAACACCGTATGAAGGTGGCAAATTTATTGTGGATATTGAAGTGCCTATGGAATATCCATTCAAGCCACCAAAGATGCAGTTCGACACAAAAGTATACCATCCAAACATATCATCAGTGACGGGTGCCATTTGTCTGGATATTCTTAAGAATGCATGGTCGCCAGTGATAACGCTAAAGTCTGCATTGATTTCGCTGCAAGCACTGTTACAATCTCCAGAGCCTAATGATCCTCAAGATGCTGAAGTAGCACAACATTATCTACGGGATAGGGAATCTTTTAATAAAACTGCGGCACTATGGACGAGATTATACGCCAGTGAGACTTCCAATGGCCAAAAAGGCAATGTAGAGGAGTCTGATTTATATGGGATTGATCACGATCTAATTGAGGAGTTTGAATCCCaaggttttgaaaaggacAAGATTGTCGAAGTTTTGAGAAGACTAGGCGTTAAGTCCCTAGACCCCAATGACAACAACACGGCCAACCGTATCATCGAAGAATTGTTGAAGTga
- the SDH4 gene encoding succinate dehydrogenase membrane anchor subunit SDH4 (Membrane anchor subunit of succinate dehydrogenase (SDH)~similar to YDR178W) gives MMLPRSMKCINGRRIFHTTTVRAFQSTAKKSLTIPFLPILPQKPGGVKGTPNDAYIPPPENKLEGSYHWYMEKIFALSVVPLATTAMLTTGPLSTAADSFFSVMVLGYCYMEFNSCITDYISERVYGVWHKYAMYMLGLGSAVSLFGIYKLETENDGVVGLVKSLWHSPRKEKNEKIEVKK, from the coding sequence ATGATGTTGCCAAGATCCATGAAATGTATAAATGGAAggagaatttttcatacGACCACAGTAAGAGCCTTCCAGTCTACCGCTAAGAAGAGCTTAACCATCCCATTTTTACCCATATTACCCCAGAAACCAGGTGGTGTTAAAGGCACTCCCAATGATGCCTACATCCCCCCCCCTGAGAATAAATTAGAGGGCTCATACCACTGGTACatggaaaaaatctttgCACTGTCCGTCGTTCCATTAGCTACGACAGCAATGCTAACAACTGGTCCATTGTCCACTGCAGCTgattccttcttttccgTCATGGTTTTAGGATATTGTTACATGGAATTTAACTCTTGTATCACCGATTATATTTCTGAGAGAGTCTACGGTGTTTGGCACAAATACGCCATGTATATGTTGGGCCTCGGCTCTGCCGTCTCCCTCTTTGGGATCTATAAACTGGAAACTGAGAACGATGGTGTTGTTGGCCTAGTAAAAAGTCTATGGCATTCTCccaggaaagaaaaaaatgaaaagattgaagTCAAGAAGTAG
- the CSN9 gene encoding Csn9p (Subunit of the Cop9 signalosome~similar to YDR179C), with product MVVKEEIIKAIEDPRKYHYKKEWLNSKDLDERQLFEIFAFGNIKDLPENIILTSLMRSKLEKLTLVSLSEIYNELSYELVRKECQIEDDSIIESHLIQLQGILKAEMDSVNKSMKFSKRFDCRDVYCHERELTVIENPRVTKEYLLHNLRSWETKLKQNILE from the coding sequence ATGGTggtgaaagaagaaataataaaagcAATAGAAGATCCCCGCAAATATcattacaaaaaagaatggtTAAATAGTAAAGATCTCGATGAACGACAATTATTCGAAATATTTGCCTTTGGCAACATTAAGGATCTACCAGAAAATATAATTCTAACATCATTAATGCGAtcaaaattggaaaaattaacTTTGGTATCATTAAGCGAAATATATAATGAGTTAAGTTACGAGTTGGTTAGGAAAGAATGTCAAATTGAAGACGACAGTATTATCGAAAGCCATTTAATTCAGTTGCAGGGTATTCTGAAAGCAGAGATGGATTCAGTCAATAAATctatgaaattttcaaaaagattcGATTGCAGAGATGTATACTGTCATGAAAGAGAACTGACGGTAATTGAAAACCCGCGAGTGACGAAAGAGTATTTACTTCATAATCTCCGGAGCTGGGAAACAAAGCTCAAACAGAATATATTGGAGTAA
- the NVJ3 gene encoding Nvj3p (similar to YDR179W) gives MPTILYNTNSSLITKYRRPNASKQYKGLLSKKGHTRLNSKSNGDVWEKDCDHTKNSSNDTSFESEFEKDSIEYLRDLCCSIYPSSLHQKIRSVEGLPDLQINAFVALIFQNFVKSWYGAKIPTDDSKFLTELYNLVQDLITYMKSSKINYHALLLDYIPCLLSTHLKALDDSSQSSDLVYEQYCKLTLYDPKRYPMLFTEIIKNKLNTKSLLQRSFLDSFLNELVFGHLLDSIMEPYYLLEGLNKICIRIKLNSAGNFRIKGSHVKHKCGPWWFASNVMQKLSRMARFVSYSASTKSPNLNTTDIPETAFLKRYAFTFFTDNFFKLSMRKPFLFSICRTLQHWISKSNALNRVMYSIFDNIVHARITSPVSIGNLFSSLRHSLFPNDNMMGPPKVVPKGDALLEFREECISNLWDVCMTYKLGRILAIERSDIADLIICISKNKDCNKLLLYRIIDCVIAQLP, from the coding sequence ATGCCTaccattttatataatacCAATTCCAGTTTAATTACCAAGTACCGAAGACCAAATGCCTCAAAACAATATAAGGGCTTATTATCGAAAAAAGGGCATACACGGTTAAATTCTAAATCGAATGGAGATGTCTGGGAGAAAGATTGCGATCATACGAAAAATTCCAGCAATGATACTTCGTTCGAGAGTGAATTTGAGAAAGATTCGATTGAGTATCTCAGGGATTTATGTTGTTCCATATACCCAAGTTCATTACATCAGAAAATTAGAAGCGTAGAAGGTTTGCCGGACCTGCAAATAAATGCCTTCGTTGCCttaattttccaaaattttgttaAGTCTTGGTATGGTGCCAAAATACCCACTGATGACTCCAAATTCTTAACCGAACTATATAACTTAGTTCAGGATTTAATAACATATATGAAGAGTTCCAAAATCAATTATCATGCCCTCTTACTCGATTACATCCCCTGTTTGCTTTCGACTCACCTTAAAGCGTTGGACGACTCTTCTCAGAGTAGTGATTTAGTTTATGAGCAGTACTGTAAGTTAACTTTATATGATCCTAAACGATATCCCATGCTATTCACTGAAATCATAAAGAATAAGTTGAATACAAAGTCTCTATTACAGAGAAGCTTTTTGGATAGCTTTTTGAATGAACTTGTTTTCGGGCATCTATTGGATTCAATAATGGAACCATATTATCTTTTGGAGGGCTTGAATAAAATTTGCATAAGGATAAAGCTCAACTCAGCAGGAAATTTCAGAATAAAGGGTTCTCATGTAAAACATAAATGCGGTCCCTGGTGGTTTGCTTCTAACGTAATGCAAAAACTATCGCGAATGGCCAGATTTGTATCCTATTCAGCTTCAACAAAATCACCAAACTTGAATACTACCGATATTCCAGAAACAGCATTTTTAAAAAGGTAtgcttttacttttttcactgataattttttcaagctATCCATGAGAAAGCCATTTTTATTCTCAATATGCAGGACACTTCAGCATTGGATCTCTAAATCGAACGCCCTGAATAGGGTCATGTATAGCatatttgataatattgTTCACGCTAGAATTACCAGTCCTGTGTCAATTGGCAacttattttcatcattacGACATTCCTTGTTCCCCAACGACAATATGATGGGACCACCAAAAGTAGTACCAAAGGGTGATGCTTTGCTAGAGTTCAGGGAAGAATGTATCTCCAATTTATGGGATGTGTGTATGACTTATAAACTTGGCCGAATCCTTGCCATCGAGAGGTCTGACATAGCGGATCTTATTATTTGCATATCGAAGAATAAAGATTGTAATAAATTACTGCTTTATAGAATTATTGACTGTGTTATTGCTCAGTTACCGTAG